A portion of the Ruminococcus albus AD2013 genome contains these proteins:
- a CDS encoding type II toxin-antitoxin system RelE/ParE family toxin: MSYSIVITETALHDMDNIYEYIAYHLKEPGIAADLLSKLEVCINSLDEMPFKFRTYEVEPWRSNGMHIMPIDNYVVLYTPNEDRQVVTINRVFYGGMDIPNQK; the protein is encoded by the coding sequence ATGAGTTATAGTATAGTGATCACAGAAACGGCTTTACACGATATGGATAATATCTACGAATATATTGCTTACCATCTCAAAGAGCCTGGAATAGCTGCTGACTTACTGAGCAAACTTGAAGTGTGTATCAACAGCCTTGACGAAATGCCATTTAAGTTCAGGACGTATGAAGTTGAACCTTGGCGTTCGAACGGAATGCATATAATGCCCATAGACAATTATGTTGTCCTGTATACGCCAAACGAGGATAGACAGGTCGTGACTATAAACCGAGTGTTTTATGGTGGCATGGATATTCCAAATCAGAAGTAA
- a CDS encoding ABC transporter permease produces the protein MFKIVYRYILRNKKYSISAIIGIVVSTMLMFSMIQISASYIISYRSFISSGAPQDFYVVDLSYDELTAINDKFSNMGKDKPDRYLSTIYVGDMDYDLSKASVIMGYEGDLDYFKKTSLISGEYPSAENEICVEESYTISNPELKIGDDLTLDFIMTDQTNEKQLKVSRTFNVCGIIKDTMDTGNFFFTDLKTAADIYSENGLPCSKSNSITVEAEEGNLNEDKQVIAVNAISDIVVDGTPEDRRYFNYEQLIRNEEKTANYDEEGSFRAVSLGIFLLSLIIAVCLTIFVYNTITLSFARKISVFGTMRCIGLNNRQLIRFILSEQFLIVSAGTIIGMASGALLNLAVAEKIMSALINTAASMKVEQKVSTYLITYLLTLVSAFIACLKLILKIRKTNPVNIRTFNATKKMLTEKTKMFSSKNYLFGLALRNLRRNFAKSAIQTVTLTVSFLLCLVISNVFAVIGFNSVKTAADFSDYSIQTNITDLKSENNCFTEADLEQLCSTDKVEKVYTEKCFVDYTWDKAKQQDEDDNLQVMLYDDELWMQFSKINGITYDGSKPFSVLISEKEFKEVEIYSRDTDNKFSVKPDHWFAAASQLNYALYHNSNTLIINEKLAESNNMENKGYCAFLVKTDRSMTELSAMTFSASDVYVTDLHDGRAESESQLIGMIIISGYIVIATIVLSFMIISNTIKENMTSRRSEYGVMRAMGLKLKDLWTVACYENLVLSLIAVLISIPLSLIVNVYISFVLFDKIKISILAYLLVNLIFIGAIELFAYFNIKGSTKDSIVEMIYER, from the coding sequence ATGTTTAAAATAGTATACAGATATATCCTGAGAAATAAAAAGTATAGTATAAGCGCAATAATAGGTATCGTTGTATCGACAATGCTGATGTTCAGTATGATACAGATCAGCGCAAGCTATATTATTTCATACAGGTCTTTCATTAGTTCGGGAGCACCGCAGGATTTCTACGTGGTGGATCTTAGTTATGATGAACTTACAGCTATAAATGATAAGTTCAGTAATATGGGAAAAGATAAGCCTGACAGATACCTATCTACCATTTACGTTGGCGATATGGACTATGACCTCTCGAAAGCATCAGTCATTATGGGATACGAAGGTGATCTGGATTACTTCAAGAAAACTTCGCTTATAAGCGGTGAATACCCTTCAGCCGAAAACGAGATATGCGTTGAGGAAAGCTACACTATATCCAATCCTGAACTAAAAATAGGCGATGACCTTACCCTTGATTTTATAATGACAGATCAGACCAATGAGAAACAGTTAAAAGTCAGCAGAACTTTCAACGTGTGCGGAATAATAAAAGACACTATGGATACGGGAAATTTCTTCTTTACCGATCTAAAAACAGCCGCAGATATCTACAGCGAAAACGGTCTGCCATGCAGCAAATCCAATTCAATAACAGTCGAAGCAGAGGAAGGAAACCTCAATGAAGACAAGCAAGTCATTGCTGTTAATGCTATAAGCGATATCGTAGTTGATGGGACCCCCGAAGATAGAAGATATTTCAACTACGAACAGCTTATCCGAAATGAAGAAAAGACTGCGAATTACGATGAAGAGGGTTCATTCAGGGCGGTATCACTGGGTATATTTCTACTTTCGCTTATAATCGCAGTCTGCCTGACTATATTCGTCTATAACACGATCACTCTCAGCTTTGCCCGCAAGATAAGTGTTTTCGGTACTATGCGCTGTATCGGTCTAAACAACAGGCAGCTCATACGGTTCATTCTCTCTGAGCAGTTCCTGATTGTATCGGCAGGAACGATCATAGGTATGGCATCAGGTGCACTGCTTAATCTTGCTGTGGCCGAGAAGATAATGTCTGCACTGATAAATACAGCCGCAAGCATGAAAGTAGAACAGAAAGTATCCACCTATCTGATTACCTATCTGCTTACCCTTGTTTCGGCATTTATTGCCTGCCTTAAACTTATACTTAAAATCAGGAAGACCAATCCTGTAAATATAAGGACATTCAATGCCACCAAAAAGATGCTCACAGAAAAGACAAAAATGTTTTCTTCAAAAAATTATCTTTTTGGTCTTGCTTTACGCAATCTTAGAAGGAACTTTGCAAAGAGCGCCATACAGACTGTTACACTAACTGTTAGCTTTCTGCTATGCCTGGTGATAAGTAATGTATTTGCGGTAATAGGTTTCAATTCTGTCAAGACCGCAGCCGATTTCAGTGATTATTCAATACAGACAAATATCACCGATCTTAAAAGTGAAAATAACTGCTTCACCGAAGCCGATCTGGAGCAACTGTGTTCTACGGATAAGGTAGAAAAGGTATATACAGAGAAATGCTTTGTTGATTACACATGGGACAAGGCAAAACAACAGGACGAAGACGATAATCTTCAGGTGATGCTGTATGACGATGAACTCTGGATGCAGTTCTCGAAAATCAATGGCATCACTTATGACGGTTCAAAGCCATTTTCCGTATTGATATCAGAGAAAGAGTTTAAAGAGGTAGAGATATATTCACGGGATACTGATAATAAGTTCTCTGTGAAGCCAGATCACTGGTTTGCTGCTGCCAGCCAGCTGAATTATGCGCTGTACCACAACAGTAATACTCTGATAATAAATGAAAAGCTGGCAGAAAGCAATAATATGGAAAACAAAGGCTACTGTGCATTCCTTGTCAAAACGGATCGTTCAATGACCGAGCTTTCAGCTATGACATTTTCAGCTTCTGATGTATATGTTACCGATCTTCACGACGGACGTGCAGAATCTGAATCACAGCTTATCGGTATGATTATCATATCAGGATATATAGTTATTGCGACAATAGTGCTCAGTTTTATGATAATAAGCAATACTATCAAGGAGAATATGACAAGCAGAAGGTCGGAATATGGCGTTATGCGAGCTATGGGTCTGAAACTGAAAGATCTGTGGACAGTAGCCTGCTATGAGAACCTTGTGCTTTCACTAATAGCAGTTCTTATAAGTATACCACTTTCTCTTATAGTAAACGTGTATATTTCCTTTGTACTGTTTGATAAGATAAAAATTTCGATACTTGCATATCTGCTCGTAAATCTGATATTCATAGGTGCGATAGAACTGTTTGCATATTTCAATATCAAGGGCAGTACAAAAGATTCGATAGTAGAAATGATATATGAAAGGTAG
- a CDS encoding S8/S53 family peptidase — protein sequence MMKFNLAVIDTALNIDAIPESIRNKIVIKDYFGRDTKATHSAMVINILLKYINSDLIEKIYLYNIFTKEHQGSGLAAFNALEDILKNNDVDIIIMSVTLANKERYEQTKDICKRLALSGVTIIAADSNRPSEGLCYPFSFDCVYGISQGAFTEKPYFCVNDMGTKHISGDAEAEFINCGNIGPCLFGGTSKAVPKFASAIINAFADENDNSCDKIEEWIKKSALSEEDNIIRQIRENALSCEFSQEILDELYGYISECPTDISCFGEISPTFELCELGSCELYKFITFMLNKFRISATPEDMRYTDFATIGSFCAYIGEKIHK from the coding sequence ATGATGAAATTTAATCTTGCAGTCATTGATACTGCTTTGAATATAGATGCCATTCCTGAAAGTATCAGGAACAAAATTGTTATTAAAGACTACTTTGGGCGTGATACCAAAGCGACCCACAGTGCGATGGTGATAAATATACTTTTGAAATACATTAATTCCGATCTGATAGAGAAGATATATCTGTATAATATTTTCACAAAAGAACACCAAGGCAGTGGCCTTGCAGCATTTAATGCGCTAGAAGACATTTTGAAGAATAACGATGTGGACATCATCATAATGTCAGTAACACTGGCTAACAAGGAACGCTATGAGCAGACTAAAGATATCTGCAAAAGGCTAGCATTATCTGGTGTTACGATAATAGCGGCTGATTCAAACAGACCCTCGGAGGGTTTATGCTATCCGTTTTCTTTTGACTGTGTATATGGTATAAGCCAGGGTGCGTTTACAGAAAAGCCATATTTTTGCGTTAATGATATGGGAACAAAGCATATCTCAGGCGATGCCGAAGCTGAGTTTATCAATTGTGGGAATATCGGTCCGTGTCTATTCGGCGGGACGAGCAAGGCTGTACCGAAATTTGCTTCTGCCATCATAAATGCCTTTGCAGATGAAAATGACAACAGCTGTGATAAAATAGAGGAGTGGATCAAGAAAAGCGCTCTTTCGGAAGAAGATAATATTATACGTCAGATAAGAGAAAATGCTCTATCCTGCGAATTTAGCCAGGAAATTCTGGATGAACTGTACGGTTATATCAGCGAATGTCCTACAGATATAAGCTGTTTCGGTGAGATCTCACCCACCTTTGAACTTTGTGAACTGGGCAGCTGCGAACTTTATAAGTTCATCACATTTATGCTGAATAAGTTCAGAATATCTGCAACACCCGAGGATATGAGATATACCGATTTTGCGACTATCGGCAGTTTTTGTGCATATATAGGGGAGAAGATTCATAAATGA
- a CDS encoding radical SAM protein, producing MLNKAKVEFSEYTKIFSKNSKSLVANIRTGNCLFLSDEIVNIYKHAEAENMIFEQLYVCVEDSNSRELIVKISERLDALKMWKHNEKELLTLRKSKVSLDITNKCNLRCRHCCMSAGDELRGKELSTDGIFTIIDRMMLFDPDDVTVSGGEPMFREDFFEITEKIRSVYDGSLSIMTNGTLIKDDETAKYLTEKYDNFNLSLDGYDEISCEAIRGKGVFDKVINAVKYLRKYTNRISLSMIRTSDNMDNTTQFRELCKSLDVFPVIRAFEPVGRGRELYDQVKVDRENDTSCINWNRVEDNFVSNKLYNYQPQIFACQGAVTEFQIDQKGDVFPCPMFMDDEYKLFNILDIEDPEEFISSRKYLTSEGYYNFSRYLPENVPHCSNCEKQLMCFSCAAEIKKMMVSGDIERRCAEYSNYFDLYWRDYERV from the coding sequence ATGCTTAACAAAGCAAAAGTCGAATTTTCAGAGTATACAAAGATTTTTTCCAAAAACAGCAAGAGTCTTGTTGCTAATATCAGAACCGGCAATTGTCTGTTTCTTAGTGATGAGATAGTCAACATATACAAGCACGCAGAAGCTGAAAATATGATATTTGAACAGCTTTATGTCTGCGTTGAAGACAGTAACTCAAGAGAATTGATCGTCAAAATATCTGAAAGACTTGATGCTTTGAAGATGTGGAAGCACAATGAAAAAGAACTGCTCACTTTAAGAAAAAGCAAAGTCTCTCTTGATATAACAAATAAATGTAACCTTCGATGCAGACATTGTTGCATGTCAGCAGGAGATGAACTCAGAGGCAAAGAACTTTCAACTGATGGCATTTTTACAATTATAGACCGTATGATGCTATTTGATCCCGATGATGTAACAGTATCAGGCGGTGAGCCTATGTTTCGAGAGGATTTTTTTGAGATCACTGAAAAGATACGCTCGGTATATGACGGATCTTTATCAATCATGACAAACGGCACATTGATAAAGGACGACGAAACAGCTAAGTATCTTACAGAAAAATACGATAACTTTAACCTTAGTCTTGATGGATATGATGAAATATCTTGTGAAGCAATCAGAGGAAAGGGCGTATTTGACAAAGTTATAAATGCCGTGAAGTACCTTCGTAAATATACAAATAGGATAAGTCTTTCCATGATAAGAACATCTGATAATATGGATAATACTACACAATTCAGAGAACTTTGCAAGTCACTTGATGTTTTTCCCGTCATCAGAGCATTTGAACCTGTCGGCAGAGGCAGAGAACTTTATGATCAGGTGAAGGTAGATAGAGAAAACGATACAAGCTGCATAAACTGGAATCGTGTCGAGGATAATTTTGTTTCAAATAAGCTTTACAACTACCAGCCCCAGATATTTGCCTGTCAGGGTGCTGTTACAGAATTCCAGATTGACCAGAAGGGCGATGTTTTCCCCTGCCCGATGTTTATGGATGATGAATACAAGCTGTTCAATATCCTTGATATTGAAGACCCCGAAGAGTTTATTTCATCAAGAAAATATCTTACATCGGAGGGATATTATAATTTCTCAAGATATCTGCCCGAAAATGTACCGCATTGCTCGAATTGTGAAAAACAGCTTATGTGTTTTAGCTGTGCAGCCGAGATAAAAAAGATGATGGTCAGTGGAGATATCGAAAGGCGCTGTGCTGAATACAGCAACTATTTCGATTTGTACTGGAGAGATTATGAGCGCGTTTAA
- a CDS encoding type II toxin-antitoxin system RelB/DinJ family antitoxin gives MATKTANLYVRIEPDVKNQAESILEELGIPASSAITMFYKQIILHRGLPFDVKLPPQIVNMSKLTKEELDDEINKGYEDMVEGRVIDSKDAFSQIRKKHGL, from the coding sequence ATGGCAACTAAGACTGCTAATCTTTATGTACGGATAGAGCCTGATGTAAAGAATCAGGCAGAATCCATTCTTGAAGAACTTGGCATACCGGCATCCAGCGCAATAACAATGTTTTATAAACAGATAATCCTTCATAGAGGACTTCCATTTGATGTTAAGCTGCCCCCACAGATCGTTAATATGAGCAAGCTAACAAAGGAAGAACTGGATGATGAGATAAACAAGGGCTATGAGGATATGGTCGAAGGACGTGTTATCGACAGCAAGGATGCCTTTTCACAGATTAGAAAAAAACACGGCTTATGA
- a CDS encoding ABC transporter ATP-binding protein has protein sequence MGIISLKNVNKYYKTGDNSFHALKDINLEIEEGEFVVILGKSGSGKSTLLNVIGGLDGYDSGDVIMEGFNYQNADDTLMSDLRCRKIGFVFQAYNLIPVLNVYENITFPVNIGGGNVDKKYIANVIKELGLEGKEKSFPNQLSGGQQQRVAIARALANKPKIVLADEPTGNLDTAISSDVIELLTHGVKEYGHTLVMITHDPDIAQFADRIVTIEDGKIV, from the coding sequence ATGGGTATTATTTCATTAAAAAACGTAAACAAATACTATAAAACAGGCGATAACTCCTTTCACGCATTAAAGGATATTAACCTAGAAATCGAAGAAGGAGAGTTCGTTGTTATACTTGGAAAAAGCGGTTCGGGAAAAAGCACTCTGCTTAATGTCATCGGGGGTCTTGACGGATATGATTCGGGTGATGTTATCATGGAGGGTTTCAATTACCAAAATGCTGATGATACTTTGATGTCAGATCTCAGATGCAGAAAGATAGGATTTGTTTTCCAGGCTTACAATCTCATACCGGTACTCAATGTTTATGAGAATATCACTTTCCCGGTAAATATAGGCGGCGGAAATGTGGATAAGAAATACATAGCGAATGTAATAAAAGAGCTTGGACTTGAAGGCAAGGAAAAATCCTTTCCTAATCAACTTTCCGGCGGACAACAGCAGAGAGTTGCCATAGCAAGAGCTCTTGCCAATAAGCCCAAGATAGTTCTTGCAGATGAGCCAACAGGAAATCTGGATACCGCCATTAGCTCAGATGTAATAGAATTGCTAACTCATGGAGTTAAAGAGTATGGTCATACTCTTGTAATGATAACACACGATCCTGATATCGCTCAATTCGCTGACAGAATTGTTACTATTGAAGATGGTAAGATCGTTTAA
- a CDS encoding ABC transporter ATP-binding protein codes for MKFKKYYFVSLFLTLISSIILYLAPLINILIFDKGLKNKDLKVLFFSVMLLLAANALTEIFNIMQMRFDMFLNYKMSKGLKTKILDYCIDNSFFADKSGEYVSLLERDASSYISLAYKESINFVRNIISAVSSTIIVIKLQPDLALVSVILQSMLIIVRLKTQGIEELKGKESRNSYIALHSAINEIVLNMKKISLLGAGSFAKKRYEKALDNEYKVTKSQTMFSSMIQSFISLTMNVVGGIILLWGGYKVILGTLTVGALISFNQYASSLSSPIIGLISIPSNFASKYDTINKISTILERKDTTQEKIIDSIYEIKVSKLSFSYDTEMIFHDAKAKFKKGHIYYICGQSGVGKSTLLQLISGQLRNYKGTIKYNDSNLQEIGTKNISDLVSVVMQESVLFNDTILNNIVLDQEIDLERIRYLCRICNILDDIEELPDKFDTIVSEKGDSFSGGQKSRLCLVRALYKNLPVLIIDEITAGLDGITERNIRENLSEVVSDKIVIIVTHSSNFIMDKSIIYNINDHKIKQGEPRCLK; via the coding sequence ATGAAATTTAAAAAGTATTATTTTGTATCACTTTTCCTGACGCTCATTTCTTCCATTATACTTTATCTTGCACCTCTCATCAATATACTTATATTTGATAAAGGATTAAAGAACAAGGATCTGAAAGTGCTATTTTTCTCTGTTATGCTGCTGCTGGCAGCGAATGCCTTGACGGAGATATTCAATATAATGCAGATGAGATTCGATATGTTCCTTAACTACAAAATGTCTAAGGGACTAAAAACCAAAATACTTGACTACTGCATCGATAATTCCTTTTTTGCTGACAAGTCGGGAGAATATGTATCCCTGCTCGAACGGGATGCATCTTCATACATAAGCCTGGCTTATAAAGAATCCATCAACTTTGTAAGAAATATAATAAGCGCAGTTTCCTCAACGATAATCGTGATAAAATTACAGCCAGATCTTGCTCTGGTATCTGTAATATTGCAGTCGATGCTGATAATTGTACGTCTGAAGACACAGGGCATCGAAGAGTTAAAGGGTAAAGAGTCACGCAACAGTTATATAGCTCTGCACTCCGCTATCAACGAGATAGTGCTGAATATGAAGAAGATATCCTTGCTAGGTGCAGGAAGTTTTGCGAAGAAACGATATGAAAAAGCTCTGGACAATGAGTATAAAGTCACCAAGTCACAGACTATGTTTTCGAGCATGATACAGTCGTTCATCTCATTGACGATGAACGTAGTTGGTGGTATAATACTATTGTGGGGCGGTTACAAGGTCATCCTGGGTACCCTTACTGTTGGAGCCCTTATCTCATTCAACCAGTACGCTTCCTCACTTTCATCACCGATAATCGGTCTTATCTCTATACCATCTAACTTTGCTTCAAAATATGATACTATCAATAAAATATCAACTATCCTTGAAAGAAAAGACACTACCCAGGAGAAAATTATCGATAGTATTTATGAGATAAAGGTATCAAAGCTTTCATTCTCATATGATACAGAAATGATATTCCATGATGCAAAGGCAAAGTTCAAAAAGGGACACATTTACTACATATGTGGTCAAAGCGGTGTTGGAAAGTCTACGCTTTTACAGCTTATATCAGGTCAGTTGAGAAATTACAAAGGTACGATAAAATACAACGATTCAAACCTTCAAGAGATAGGCACAAAGAACATTTCCGACCTTGTTTCCGTTGTGATGCAGGAAAGTGTACTGTTCAATGATACGATTCTTAACAATATCGTTCTTGATCAAGAGATAGACTTAGAACGCATAAGGTATCTTTGCAGGATATGCAATATCCTAGACGATATTGAAGAACTGCCCGATAAATTCGATACTATTGTCTCGGAAAAGGGCGACAGTTTCTCAGGCGGTCAGAAAAGCAGACTGTGCCTTGTACGAGCACTTTATAAAAACCTTCCAGTCCTTATCATAGATGAGATAACTGCCGGGCTTGACGGAATAACAGAGCGCAATATCAGAGAGAACCTCTCTGAGGTAGTCAGCGACAAGATAGTTATAATTGTTACGCACAGCAGCAATTTCATTATGGATAAGTCGATAATTTATAACATAAACGATCATAAAATAAAGCAGGGAGAACCCAGATGTTTAAAATAG
- a CDS encoding BspA family leucine-rich repeat surface protein: MKIKKLLAAVMSLCMVTGAVNYGMPIIAQAITVQQPVVKEGNCYSINMETGELTLRGEVTEQWLRGLNRSLVTSIVAEKGTVLPEYSQNLFEGYYACTYIDLSNADTSNVKDMSSMFCQCYNLKSINLSGFDTSNVTDMKTMFKRCANLTSLDLSGFDTSNVTDMSGMFLECKSLKTLDVSSFNTSNVTDMREMFSNCSELTSVDLNSFDTSKVTFMYDMFRNCTSLTSIDVSNFDTRNVVSMCDMFSGCGNALSIDVSGFDTSSVKDMWGMFYNCSNLRSLDVSGFDTSNVTCMYGMFECCSKLTTLDLSGFSTKKLSYNYGSDLIFNYCSSLNTITFGEKFKYIIKYMKLPNGEGWVNVKDPTTVVSGDGEYAVIDNSGRNTYKRLPIDSEAKPTYPTNIKVEYSTKSHQVRFTWDKVEGADRYGIAVYLAGKWRIQTQNITDTVYTSPKNLTPGKTYKFAIAARVDGKWDTANAIKNAVTVTIK; the protein is encoded by the coding sequence ATGAAGATAAAAAAACTATTGGCAGCAGTAATGTCACTCTGTATGGTGACAGGTGCAGTAAACTACGGTATGCCCATTATCGCACAGGCCATCACCGTACAGCAGCCTGTTGTGAAAGAGGGTAATTGTTATTCAATTAATATGGAAACAGGTGAGCTTACTCTCAGGGGCGAGGTAACAGAACAATGGCTGAGAGGTTTAAACAGATCACTTGTAACATCTATCGTAGCTGAAAAGGGAACCGTTTTACCGGAATACAGCCAAAATTTGTTTGAGGGATATTATGCATGTACTTATATCGACCTTTCAAACGCAGATACTAGCAATGTTAAAGATATGAGCAGTATGTTTTGTCAGTGTTACAATTTGAAAAGCATAAATCTAAGTGGATTTGATACAAGCAATGTAACTGATATGAAGACTATGTTCAAGCGCTGTGCCAATCTGACTTCGCTTGATCTGAGCGGATTTGATACAAGTAATGTTACTGACATGAGCGGTATGTTTTTAGAATGTAAAAGCCTAAAGACTCTTGATGTCAGCAGTTTTAACACAAGCAATGTTACAGATATGAGAGAAATGTTCAGTAACTGTTCAGAACTTACAAGTGTTGATCTGAACAGCTTTGATACTAGTAAGGTTACGTTTATGTATGATATGTTCCGCAACTGTACAAGCTTAACCTCAATTGATGTCAGCAATTTTGATACAAGAAATGTTGTATCTATGTGTGATATGTTTTCTGGCTGTGGTAACGCGCTTTCAATTGATGTAAGTGGATTCGATACAAGTTCTGTTAAAGATATGTGGGGTATGTTCTATAACTGTTCTAACCTAAGATCACTGGATGTAAGTGGATTTGATACAAGTAATGTTACATGTATGTATGGTATGTTTGAATGCTGTTCCAAGCTGACAACACTTGATCTGAGTGGATTTAGCACAAAAAAACTCAGCTATAATTATGGAAGTGATCTTATATTTAATTATTGTTCCAGCCTTAATACTATTACGTTCGGTGAAAAATTCAAATACATAATAAAATATATGAAACTCCCCAACGGTGAAGGCTGGGTAAACGTTAAAGACCCCACTACTGTTGTCAGCGGTGACGGTGAATATGCAGTTATCGATAACAGTGGTAGGAATACCTACAAGCGTTTGCCTATCGATTCAGAAGCAAAGCCCACCTACCCCACAAATATCAAAGTTGAATACAGTACAAAATCTCATCAGGTAAGATTCACATGGGATAAGGTCGAAGGGGCTGACAGATATGGTATAGCCGTATATCTGGCAGGAAAGTGGAGGATACAGACACAGAACATCACCGATACAGTCTATACTTCTCCCAAAAATCTTACTCCGGGCAAGACTTATAAATTCGCTATCGCTGCCAGAGTTGACGGAAAATGGGACACAGCAAATGCCATCAAAAATGCTGTGACCGTTACCATAAAATAG
- a CDS encoding radical SAM/SPASM domain-containing protein translates to MSAFNIWITEKCNLCCSYCYEGIKRNIAMDDEVIEKTISFIQEHMERGKSNMINFHGGEPLLALDGIEKIMVKCGKFGRFGYSLTTNGTVMNDRVIDVLKKNNVYVSLSIDGTEKVHDINRKKHDGTGSYVYAIGALEALMEEKIDVRIRMTVTPDTVERLYESVTSIASMNVKTIVGMIDLYDNRWTDELFDTLQEQLIMIYTALDENDTTEFSFYSDIKQKLKKGLCDGGVTNFNIAADGNIYPCSCMVNDAEHIIGSVFSGIDNILLDKYMVYYDRRNTTCDGCRNEYTCLSMRCKYTNKSLTGDYLTASPMICKLEHIMHGIRVKNNA, encoded by the coding sequence ATGAGCGCGTTTAATATCTGGATAACTGAAAAATGCAACCTTTGCTGCTCCTATTGTTATGAGGGAATAAAGCGTAACATAGCGATGGATGATGAAGTAATAGAAAAGACTATCTCTTTCATACAGGAACATATGGAGCGTGGAAAGTCAAACATGATAAATTTTCATGGCGGAGAGCCTCTGTTAGCTCTGGACGGCATTGAAAAAATAATGGTCAAGTGCGGCAAATTCGGAAGATTTGGCTATTCGCTGACTACCAATGGTACAGTAATGAATGACCGTGTTATAGATGTGCTGAAAAAGAACAATGTATACGTATCTCTCAGCATTGACGGTACGGAGAAAGTGCATGACATCAATAGAAAAAAGCATGACGGTACCGGTTCCTATGTTTATGCGATAGGCGCACTTGAGGCGTTAATGGAAGAAAAAATCGATGTAAGGATAAGGATGACTGTTACCCCTGATACAGTGGAAAGATTGTATGAAAGCGTAACAAGTATCGCAAGCATGAATGTTAAGACCATTGTTGGAATGATCGATCTTTATGACAATCGCTGGACTGATGAACTGTTTGATACCCTTCAGGAACAGCTGATAATGATATATACAGCACTTGATGAGAACGATACAACGGAATTCTCATTCTACAGTGATATAAAACAAAAATTGAAAAAAGGGCTCTGTGACGGAGGTGTGACGAACTTCAATATCGCAGCAGACGGAAATATATATCCTTGCTCTTGTATGGTAAATGATGCAGAACATATCATAGGTTCTGTGTTCAGTGGCATAGATAACATATTATTAGATAAATATATGGTCTATTACGATAGGAGAAATACCACCTGTGATGGTTGTAGAAATGAATATACCTGCCTTTCAATGAGATGCAAGTATACCAACAAATCGCTTACGGGCGACTACCTGACTGCTTCACCTATGATATGCAAATTAGAGCATATCATGCATGGTATTCGGGTAAAGAATAATGCTTAG